The Syntrophaceae bacterium DNA segment TGGTCCGTCCTGTCCGGGGCAGGGAGTGCCGCGCGCTCTCAAATGGCAATGGATGCAGTGGATAAACACCTTGTGCGCAGGGACCACGCGTTGATCCAGCTTCTTGACCCGCCCTTCGACAAGTCGGATTTGAATCCCGGTTATATCAAGGGGTACGTTCCCGGTGTCCGGGAGAATGGCGGGCAGTACACCCACGGGGCCATCTGGGCCGCCATGGCCTTCGCTGCCATGGGTGACAGCAGGCGGGCATGGGAGCTCCTTGCCATGATCAACCCTGTGAATCATGGGGGATCCGCTGACGGGATCGGAACCTACAAAGTGGAGCCATACGTTGTCGCGGCAGACGTCTACGCAGTTCCACCCCATACGGGTCGAGGCGGATGGACGTGGTACACGGGAGCAGCCGGATGGATGTACCGGCTGATGGCGGAATCACTCCTGGGGCTCAGACTTGAAGTGGACAAACTGCATGTCGAGCCCTGTCTCCCCGCAGAGTGGGAGGGCTTCGTCGTGCATTATCGGTATCGGGAGACCACCTATCACATAAATGTCATTCAGAGAAAAACAGGCGAAGATGGAGGGCGCGTGACCGTTGACGGGATCGTGCAGCGGGCGCAGACGATTCCCCTGACGGACGATCATGTCGAACATTTCGTGGAATTAGTCGTGGCGCCAGTTCGTCTCAGTCCCGTGTAAATTTGCTGCCATCGTCTGCCTGCTGTTCCCTGGCGCACTTTCCTCTTGCCGGATTGCCCCTTCCGTCAATAAGGACTACTGTTGGGAAGGTTTGATCTCCGGTTGTGTTAGAAAGAAATTACATATCTTTGATTTCAGATACCAATTTATCAAACTTTTCCACATCAACCACCGGTGACGTGACAAAAGTGATCCCCGTCAGTTCATTCAACGCGACGGAGGTTGACAGCGCTTTTTCTACATCGGGAAAATCCAACGTTAAAACAAGGTCGTGTTCTCCTAACACGGCATACATGGAGATGACTTTTCCGCCATTTCTATTGATAATTCGGATGGCCTTTTTCGTTCGTTCCGGTGAAACCTTCTTGATCGCATCTGTCGAATACTTCCCAAACATCATAAAGATCGGCATGTTGCAATCCCTCCTTTATGCTGGCATTTGAAGGTCTACCTAAAAAAGGAGTCGTCACCATCCATCACGGTTTTGCTTTTTCAGCCTTTTTTCTTTTCCCGCTTTGCCTGTTTCTTCTCTTTTGCCGTTTTCAGTGGTTTTTTCTTCTCGGATTTTTGTGCATCCTGTGACTTTGCCATAACCGTTTCCTCCATGGGTTTTTTATGTGACGTTCCTGCACGATGTTTCTGCTTACAGGCAAAGATGCATGGCTGTGGAGCCATAATTTGAGTGTTTTCGATTATATGAGGACGCAATTTATGTGTCAATGGATATGTTGTCTGTCGTCCGGTGCGACTTGTATTTGCTGAAAATTGAAAACCTGCATTTCCCGACGGCGCTGTTAAGCGCTGATCTCGATACCGTGCCGTCTGTCGTCGGTTAGAATCTCGAAGGCGGCCCGGTGTCTGGTGGAAAGGATTTCCGCGGCTGTGCCCCCGGCTTTCCACCCGCGCGTGATGTTGAGTTCGCAGGAGGCAATCTTGGTGTTCAGGCAGTGTTTGCTGCCGCCCGGCGGGTTGTAGTAGTTCAGGCCGATGAAGGCCTCCCGGGGCGCTGAGATTGTACCCTCCAGGCGGATGGCGTCCGTCTCCGCCCGGAAGTTCCAGGTGAAGTAATCGAACCGGCCCCGCGTGCGGAACATCTGCCGGAAGCTGTTGAGGGCAATCTCCTCTCCCCGATGGCGGAGCACGAGCGGCGTCAGGTAAGGCGTCCAGAGCGGGCCGATCCTGACGCGCGCGGTGGCGATCTCCAGGAAGCTGTCGGGATGGGTGTCGAAGCCCGCCACCTGGCCCCAGGCATACTGGTCCGTGTGTTTGCTTCCCCAGTTGTGGTTCTGGCTGCCGACCCAGTCGTCGACGGCGACTTCCCGGCCGTCCACGTCGAGCAACCCGTTGTAGATCGCCATGGGCAGCCCCACCAGGCTTTTCGCCTTGGGGAAGCCGGCCTCGTAGGAGTTGAGCGGCAGCAGGAAGAGCGGGTCCATCTGCCCTGAAAACCGGAGGTCCCAGGCGATCCGCCGGCCGCCGGAGGCCGCCTCGCCCTTCAGTCCATCATCATTCAAAAGGGCATCCTCGATTCTGACCGACAATGCCTCCGTACCGAAGACACATTGCCGGACAGGCACTTCTTTCTTCACCGCGATGTGGATGCCGGTTTCGCCGTCGAAATAGACGGCCCAGAGCTCGCCGATGGCATCCTGGGGGCGGTCCTGGGGGCTGAAAATGGTGTAGCGGATCCAGAAGGCCAGGGGGCGGGACGGATGGTTCGCCCGCTGAAAGAAGCTCTCGTAGTGTCCTTTCGTTTGGCCCGGCCGGTAGCGGGTCCGGTTGGCGCTGTTCCGGTCCGTCTCCATGGTCGATGTCTCCCTTCCAGCGGAAAATCTGACCTGTTTTTGATGTCCGACCGTCGCAAATGGTTCAGGGCGTTACGACGGCGAAGGTGCCGGGCGCCTTGTCGAACAGACCGAAAAAGCGAATCAGGTCGATCGTGCTGCCGATGATCTTCAGGTCCTTGCTCATCAGCGTGTCCTTCACTCCGGCGGTGCCGGCCGTCATCCCGATGAAGATCTCCTTCGTCAGGGTCAGCGTCGCGTGGGCATCGGCCGCCGGTGCTGCCTTCCTGTAGTGCAAGACTGCATTCTCGATCCAGAGCACGAAGGATTCCCGGGTATCGGATATCACCAGGTTGATCTTGAGATCCTTTCCCTCCGCGGCGGGGCCGTTCAGGCTGGCGGCCATGGCGTCGAGAAAGCGCTCGACCGGTGTCTGACCGAGCAGATCCAGGGCGTAGCTGCGATCGATACCCTTCTTCGGGGAGCCGTGACGCAGCTCATCGGCCGCGGTCAGGTAGCTGTTGCGCCAGGTGGCCGCTTCGGCCGTGTAGCCCATCTGGTCATAGGTGCGCGCCAGCAGGTCGATGGCTGTCCTGTTGCCGGGCTGCGCGAAGACAACATGGTTCAGCAGCTCCGCTGTCCAACGGTAGTCCCCCCCGTCGAATGCGGCCTGCGCTGCCGCGATGGCCTTGTCGGCGCCGATCAGGTCGATGTAGCGCCTGGCCGACTCCTCGGGAGGCAGCGGATTCAGATTCGCGGGGTTGCCGTCGTAAAAGCCCATGTAGAACTGGTAGACGGCCTTGATGTTGTGCCGCAGGTCGCCGTAGTAGCCACGCGCGGAGAGAAAGGACTCCAGTGACGCGGGAAGCCTCACCATGTCGGCGATTTCGCGTGCCGTGTGGCCGGCGTTGATGAGGCGTACCGTCTGGTCGTGCGTGTATTTGTAGACGTCGCGGTGTTTGGCGATGAGTTTGGCGATTCGCTCCCGCCCCCACACCGGCCAGTTGTGCTGGGCGAAGAAAACCTCGTCGCTGGCAGTCTCCTGGACCGCCTCGTCCAGGAAGTTCGCCCAGCGAAGGGAATCGCGGACCTTGGCGCCGCGGACCGGCAGGAGATTGTGAATGGTGTGCTGGAGAATCTCCGCGCCGCAGTAAGCCTTTCGATCGGGAAGCCGGAAGGTCATCTCCGCGGGTGCCTCCGTTTGGGGCACATTGTAGAAAATGAACCGGATGCCGTCGATGACCACCCCTTCCCTGGACTGCCGGATGATCCGGGTGGGCGGCAGGATGCCGAAATGGCCATATGCCACAGCCTTGCCCAGGCCGGTATCGACCAAGCCTTTCACGGAGCGCGTAAGGCCTTTGCCGAACTGGTAGGAGGATCGGCGCCCCATGGCGGGTCCGACCAGGACATTTTCACTGGTTGCCTCCTCCATGAAGCCCTCCGGCACGATCACCGGGATCTTTCGCTCGGCCGCTTCCCGGGGGGAAATCACGCCCAGGACGCCGCCGAAATGATCGATGTGGCTGTGGGTGATGACGATCGCCGAGACCGGCTTGTCGCCCAGGTGCCTGCGTGCAAAGGCGATCGCCGCGGCCGCCGTTTCGCGGCAGGTCAGCGGATCGACCACGATCCAGCCGGTGTTGCCTTCGATCAGCGTCATGTTGGCGATGTCGAAACCGCGCAGCTGGTAGACACCCTCCGTCACCCTGAACAGGCCGATCCGGGAATTGAGGATTGCGTGCCGCCAGAGGCTCGGATTGACCGTTGGCGGTGCCTTGCCCACGACAAAGGTGAAGTCGTCGAAATCGATCAGAACGTCTCCCGTCGAGGTAGTGATTTTTCCGTCTGGGCGGGCGATGAAGCCGCGACTCGCGTCCTCGATGTCCCTGGGGTCGTCCAGCTTCAGCGACTGAGCAAACCGCTCGTTGGCCTTCATCGTGAAGGGCGTGGCATCGACGGCCGCTCCGCCGATGCCGGAGTACCTTCCGCCGCAACCGGTGATGAAACCTGCAAGGGCCATCACGAGGACGATTTCGGCAATTCTTTTCATGGCCGGTCTCCGAGGGAAAGAAATGGGTCAGATTATTTTTGCATTTTAAAAATAAATCTGACCCATTTCTCTCGGGCTGGCAAGGGCAAATGGCCGGAGTCGGCCTAACGGGCTTGATGCTTGATCGGATACGTGATGTAGTGATTTGAGATACGGCTGTATCGTCAGGAGAATCCGGACGGATATGACTTTTCCATGACGGAATCGGCAGGGATGCGGATGACGGCGGATTCGGAATTCAGGAAAATTTCGGTGGAGTGCTACAGCGGCTTCAAGGCGAATGAGCGCCCCGTCGCTTTCACCTGTGAAGGGGAGCGCCGCGAGATACTCGAAATCTCCGATCGCTGGTATGAAGGCGGTCTGGATAACGGCAGGGCCGTCGTCAACTATTTCAAGGTGAAGACCACGGACGGCCGCATCTGCCTTCTACGCTACGAGGCAGAGTCGGATTCATGGTCGTTGCGCATGTGACCGGCGGCTGTGCCGGCACGGGAAGAACCGGACCGGTGTCCGGAAGAAAGAAACGCCGCTCCCTCAATAGTGCATCTTCGTCTTGCTCGAAGTCCTTGATTTAATATCGTAAACCACGTTGTTCTTGAAGTAGATGTCGATCATGGTCGTTTCGGATTTCCACTCGGCGCCGATCCCCACGGCGTGGGTGACGACCCCCGTTCCCGTGATATTCTTTTCCAGGTAGCCGTACTGCCAAATCTCGACCTGGCTCTTGGCGTCGTATTCCGTATCCGCCGGTTCGCCGCATATCCGCAGGACATCTTCCTTGGTCGATTTCCCGATGAGGATGTTCTGCTTGACAGCCTCTGCATCGATTCTCTTGCCCACCGTCGTACAGGACAGGATGAACAGGGACAAGACGAGAACAATTGGAAGCGTTCTCCGGTTCATGGTTTCACTCCTGAAATGTTTATCGGTTTCATACCGGTCCTTCAGGCAGCATGCCGCGCAGACATACCGCCCGGATGATCGCCGCTACTCGTACAGATCCTGGTGCTTCAGGTGAATGGGCGGCATCTTCTCGGGGACCTGGGTGATGCATTCCGTATACTTCTGCTTGAGTTTTCCGTCTTCCCCGTATCGACGTTCCTCGTAGCATTTCTGAACGGTCACGGGAGCGCAGGAAGCCAGAAACAGGATACAAAACAGCAGGATCAAGCATCGTTTCATAAAGCCATTCCTCCTTTTGGATTCTTGTT contains these protein-coding regions:
- a CDS encoding GYD domain-containing protein; translation: MPIFMMFGKYSTDAIKKVSPERTKKAIRIINRNGGKVISMYAVLGEHDLVLTLDFPDVEKALSTSVALNELTGITFVTSPVVDVEKFDKLVSEIKDM
- a CDS encoding MBL fold metallo-hydrolase codes for the protein MALAGFITGCGGRYSGIGGAAVDATPFTMKANERFAQSLKLDDPRDIEDASRGFIARPDGKITTSTGDVLIDFDDFTFVVGKAPPTVNPSLWRHAILNSRIGLFRVTEGVYQLRGFDIANMTLIEGNTGWIVVDPLTCRETAAAAIAFARRHLGDKPVSAIVITHSHIDHFGGVLGVISPREAAERKIPVIVPEGFMEEATSENVLVGPAMGRRSSYQFGKGLTRSVKGLVDTGLGKAVAYGHFGILPPTRIIRQSREGVVIDGIRFIFYNVPQTEAPAEMTFRLPDRKAYCGAEILQHTIHNLLPVRGAKVRDSLRWANFLDEAVQETASDEVFFAQHNWPVWGRERIAKLIAKHRDVYKYTHDQTVRLINAGHTAREIADMVRLPASLESFLSARGYYGDLRHNIKAVYQFYMGFYDGNPANLNPLPPEESARRYIDLIGADKAIAAAQAAFDGGDYRWTAELLNHVVFAQPGNRTAIDLLARTYDQMGYTAEAATWRNSYLTAADELRHGSPKKGIDRSYALDLLGQTPVERFLDAMAASLNGPAAEGKDLKINLVISDTRESFVLWIENAVLHYRKAAPAADAHATLTLTKEIFIGMTAGTAGVKDTLMSKDLKIIGSTIDLIRFFGLFDKAPGTFAVVTP